A DNA window from Paenibacillus sp. HWE-109 contains the following coding sequences:
- a CDS encoding helix-turn-helix domain-containing protein — protein MSRTVTYGNEEEGPFYIQHIHRSGSFERTQHMHDLFEIYYLYEGERMYFIRDRSYLILPGDLVLINRRDVHATSDSDKLGHARVVINFSDTFLGSALKDAPFLLDAITHRTPVLRLDLPTRRIVEDIFGKMVHEAKENQLGQDFALAHYLVELLLLTARYIRVHPVTSPEHVSPLHRKISNIVRHINTQYAEPVRLEELAERFEISPAYLSRMFKEITGFSMVEYVSLVRVQEAQRLLTQTNMKVIVIAEQVGFGSLVQFGRVFRQMTKTTPLRYRQSRYLV, from the coding sequence ATGTCCCGCACTGTCACTTATGGAAACGAAGAAGAAGGTCCCTTCTATATCCAACATATTCATCGGTCCGGTTCTTTTGAACGGACTCAGCATATGCATGATCTATTCGAGATTTATTATTTGTATGAAGGCGAACGCATGTATTTCATACGTGATCGTTCCTATCTGATTCTCCCTGGCGATCTGGTATTGATTAACCGGCGAGATGTTCATGCGACCTCTGATTCGGATAAACTTGGACATGCGCGGGTTGTGATCAATTTCAGCGACACTTTTCTGGGCAGTGCGCTCAAGGACGCTCCCTTCCTGCTCGATGCCATTACCCATAGAACGCCTGTATTGCGGCTTGATCTGCCTACCCGGCGCATAGTCGAAGATATTTTCGGCAAAATGGTTCATGAAGCCAAAGAAAATCAGCTCGGCCAAGATTTCGCGCTTGCGCATTATTTGGTTGAGCTGCTGCTGCTGACGGCCCGTTACATCCGTGTCCATCCCGTCACCTCGCCCGAGCACGTCTCTCCTTTGCATCGAAAAATATCGAATATCGTACGCCATATCAACACGCAATATGCAGAACCCGTGCGACTCGAAGAGCTCGCTGAGCGCTTTGAAATCAGCCCTGCTTATCTAAGCCGCATGTTCAAGGAAATCACCGGATTTTCGATGGTTGAGTATGTCAGTCTTGTTCGTGTGCAAGAAGCTCAAAGACTGTTAACCCAAACGAATATGAAAGTGATCGTCATCGCTGAGCAGGTCGGCTTCGGCTCGTTAGTCCAATTCGGACGCGTATTCCGCCAAATGACCAAAACGACTCCGCTGCGCTACCGGCAATCCCGCTACTTAGTTTGA
- a CDS encoding tagaturonate epimerase family protein, which yields MKQLIEAIQSGNISAFASPDIYVYEASFTHVGSTSLALIRTEAGKKLIAVGEGDLYDQLQGEIVDGGKIAPLSHENRLLLNQFLPYTAPQAFGTQVATMGLGDRLGIASPGHIQTIRGKDIRPVLAQQSIRELALTGRTYEDVLDAAAYAVLQEGYKDGYGADGDHLKKEEDIEYALRLGFTMLTLDCSENIDNTIESLSEAEIAAKYEQLPANLRSHYEGRYLLSAPNVPGATLAYTPEALKKDVLIYDAAINFMEAIFRKYIVTLDRAVDFEISIDETATPTSPEAHYLVANELRDRGVAIFSMAPRFCGEFQKGIDYIGDIAQFERELASHAAIAVHFEYKLSIHSGSDKFSVFPLIGQYTNGLFHIKTAGTNWLEAVRVVAKVNPSLYRRMHQYAFEHFKEATAYYHVTTDINAIVPLAEVSDADLPGYMEENNARQLLHITYGILLQAKNEDGSYQFADEFFQTLAEQEDAFAAGLRHHIGRHLELLGK from the coding sequence ATGAAACAACTCATCGAAGCTATCCAATCGGGAAATATATCGGCATTCGCATCACCTGATATCTATGTATACGAAGCCTCTTTTACACATGTCGGCAGCACTTCTCTTGCTCTGATAAGAACAGAAGCTGGCAAGAAATTAATTGCTGTTGGTGAAGGCGATCTTTATGATCAACTGCAAGGCGAGATCGTGGATGGCGGCAAAATAGCGCCTTTATCCCATGAGAATCGTCTGCTGCTTAATCAATTTCTGCCCTACACCGCGCCACAAGCTTTCGGTACGCAGGTCGCTACGATGGGGTTAGGCGACCGACTTGGCATTGCAAGCCCAGGTCATATTCAAACGATTCGCGGCAAAGATATTCGTCCCGTTCTAGCTCAGCAAAGCATTCGTGAGCTTGCTTTAACAGGACGCACGTATGAGGATGTCTTGGATGCTGCGGCTTATGCCGTCCTCCAAGAAGGCTATAAGGATGGTTATGGCGCTGACGGCGACCATTTGAAGAAAGAAGAAGACATCGAGTATGCGCTGCGTCTTGGTTTCACGATGCTGACACTCGATTGCTCGGAAAATATTGATAATACGATCGAATCCTTATCAGAAGCGGAAATTGCAGCCAAATATGAGCAGCTGCCGGCAAATCTGCGCAGCCATTATGAAGGACGCTACTTACTGTCAGCGCCGAATGTGCCTGGTGCGACATTGGCGTATACGCCGGAAGCGCTGAAGAAAGATGTGCTGATCTATGATGCTGCGATCAATTTCATGGAAGCGATCTTCCGCAAGTACATCGTGACCTTGGATCGCGCAGTCGATTTCGAGATCTCCATCGACGAGACGGCGACACCGACATCGCCGGAAGCGCACTATTTGGTGGCGAATGAGCTGCGCGATCGCGGGGTTGCAATTTTCAGCATGGCGCCGCGCTTCTGTGGCGAGTTCCAGAAGGGAATCGACTATATTGGCGACATCGCGCAGTTTGAGCGGGAGTTGGCCAGCCATGCCGCGATAGCCGTACACTTTGAATACAAGCTAAGCATTCATTCCGGCAGTGATAAATTCAGCGTTTTCCCGCTGATCGGGCAATACACGAACGGTTTGTTCCATATCAAAACAGCCGGTACGAACTGGCTTGAAGCGGTGCGCGTCGTAGCGAAAGTCAATCCATCCCTCTACCGCCGCATGCACCAATATGCGTTCGAGCATTTCAAGGAAGCGACAGCATACTATCATGTGACAACGGACATCAACGCTATCGTCCCTCTGGCTGAAGTGAGCGATGCGGATCTGCCGGGTTATATGGAAGAAAACAATGCCCGCCAGCTGCTGCACATCACGTATGGCATTCTCTTGCAAGCGAAGAATGAGGATGGCAGCTACCAATTTGCCGACGAATTCTTCCAGACGCTGGCTGAACAAGAAGATGCCTTCGCCGCAGGACTTCGCCACCATATTGGCCGTCACTTGGAATTGTTGGGCAAATAA
- a CDS encoding right-handed parallel beta-helix repeat-containing protein encodes MMPFYISPAGDDANPGTEQLPFATFQQAQRAARNYRVTNVMKDQVVQVVVRGGTYYLHETLTLTEEDSFTSFSTYSEEHAVVSGGRKLNVAWRPYRDGIFVAEVPEMLKEHLPFNQLFVNGKRQIRARYPKYDPSIPGVSGYTYPADCKLQWPHREMKFDPQKFTDKRWSKPEEAELHIFGKNYWGNLQWKIKAIDWEDHTITFGKGGFQINDVMQGEDATGIDQRSRFFIENVFEELDSPGEWYADFQNGLLYYYPMPDLNLEDAIFEVPQLQRLIEIRGTQENPVVNIGFNGFHMTQTTTTYMEKYEAPSLGDWSIHRGGAVYLEGAEKCSIEFCRFDAVGGNAIFISDFNRDHRIYGCSITDAGESAICLVGSKHLTMGSQHAYPANILVANNEINNIGFYGKQTAGVFISVGRNHTIAHNHIHHIPRAAICINDGTWGGHVIEYNDIHNTVQETGDHGPFNSWGRDRFWCLEQSHGPASHCAGDVKKDAREVVTIRNNRFVDNSGWGIDLDDGSSHYHIHHNVCIGISIKLREGDYRLVENNIFYHPANPPGIHIGYEHNHDRFLRNIIVAHSNADNPEVDINFEKGESRGKLYEFIGPPLESRWVEELDYNIFFNDLGYFKATVHFRPLGSRTEHYSIDEWKSLGWDRHSVFADPLFTDPEQGDFSLKEGSPALKLGFSEIDLSKVGLLPDFPAHYVSQ; translated from the coding sequence ATGATGCCATTTTATATATCTCCTGCAGGAGACGACGCCAATCCGGGTACAGAACAACTCCCATTTGCAACGTTTCAGCAAGCGCAGCGGGCTGCTCGGAATTATCGTGTAACTAATGTGATGAAAGATCAAGTAGTGCAAGTTGTAGTTCGTGGGGGAACCTATTATTTACATGAAACATTAACACTAACAGAAGAAGACTCATTTACTTCTTTTTCCACTTACTCTGAAGAGCATGCAGTAGTAAGTGGGGGGAGAAAGTTGAACGTGGCTTGGAGACCCTACCGTGATGGGATTTTTGTTGCTGAAGTACCCGAAATGCTTAAGGAGCATTTGCCGTTCAATCAGTTATTTGTAAATGGTAAACGACAAATTCGTGCACGCTACCCGAAGTATGATCCGTCTATTCCTGGGGTGAGTGGATACACATATCCAGCTGATTGTAAGTTGCAGTGGCCACATCGAGAAATGAAATTCGATCCTCAAAAGTTTACGGACAAGAGGTGGAGTAAGCCCGAAGAGGCAGAACTTCATATTTTCGGAAAAAATTACTGGGGAAATTTACAATGGAAAATTAAAGCGATAGATTGGGAAGATCATACCATTACCTTTGGAAAAGGCGGCTTTCAAATAAATGACGTGATGCAGGGGGAAGATGCAACAGGTATTGACCAGCGCTCACGGTTCTTTATTGAGAATGTATTTGAAGAGCTGGATAGTCCAGGGGAGTGGTATGCTGACTTTCAGAACGGCTTGTTATATTACTATCCTATGCCGGATTTAAATTTGGAGGATGCGATTTTTGAGGTCCCTCAATTACAGAGATTAATCGAAATTAGAGGGACTCAAGAGAATCCAGTAGTAAATATAGGATTTAATGGTTTTCATATGACACAAACGACTACGACATATATGGAAAAGTATGAAGCACCTTCACTTGGAGACTGGTCCATTCACCGTGGAGGAGCAGTGTACCTGGAAGGAGCAGAAAAATGCAGTATTGAGTTCTGCCGATTTGATGCAGTGGGAGGAAACGCTATCTTCATAAGCGACTTCAACCGAGATCATCGGATCTATGGATGTTCAATTACGGATGCAGGTGAAAGTGCAATCTGTCTTGTTGGTTCAAAACATCTAACAATGGGAAGCCAACATGCGTACCCCGCCAACATACTAGTTGCTAATAATGAAATTAATAATATTGGTTTTTATGGAAAGCAAACTGCCGGCGTGTTTATTTCCGTTGGACGAAATCATACGATTGCTCATAATCATATTCATCACATTCCAAGAGCTGCGATTTGTATTAACGATGGAACCTGGGGGGGCCACGTTATTGAATATAACGATATCCACAATACCGTACAAGAAACAGGTGATCATGGTCCGTTTAATTCTTGGGGAAGAGATCGATTTTGGTGTTTGGAACAATCACATGGCCCAGCTTCACACTGTGCAGGAGATGTTAAAAAAGATGCGCGCGAAGTTGTAACAATTCGAAACAATAGATTTGTTGACAATAGTGGCTGGGGCATTGATCTTGATGATGGCTCATCACATTATCACATTCATCACAATGTGTGTATTGGGATAAGTATAAAGTTACGTGAAGGTGATTATCGCTTAGTTGAAAATAATATTTTTTATCACCCAGCGAATCCTCCAGGGATCCATATCGGTTACGAGCATAATCATGATCGTTTCTTGCGGAATATTATTGTTGCACATTCGAATGCTGACAATCCTGAAGTAGATATTAATTTCGAAAAAGGGGAGTCTAGAGGAAAACTGTACGAGTTTATTGGTCCACCTCTAGAAAGCAGATGGGTGGAGGAGCTAGACTATAATATTTTCTTTAACGATCTGGGCTACTTTAAGGCAACTGTACATTTTAGACCCTTAGGCAGCCGTACCGAACACTATAGCATTGATGAATGGAAATCATTAGGTTGGGATAGACATTCGGTATTTGCAGATCCATTATTTACAGATCCCGAGCAGGGGGACTTTTCGCTGAAGGAAGGTTCACCAGCATTAAAACTTGGTTTCAGTGAAATTGATCTGTCAAAAGTAGGGCTTCTACCTGATTTTCCAGCTCATTACGTATCCCAATAA
- a CDS encoding RICIN domain-containing protein, whose product MRKFKLKKWSVVGLIALMISLSLLGGFPGKSKVAYADQLTDLTAFYTAMDHSKGWVDLSSNNISYLIADQANLSSGLTVTDLDGGKPYKGKKVTGWSSATQQFSWTVKSTIARKYYVDALINGSSGVVVQVSNGSSKASYTIGSNGWDKLRLGQISIPAGTSTVTIKALSGSINMQLKSLELIPSGSLTAIQTSIANSKSKATWMTSSPVGVMYQWGQWGGNPDGTQPSWPTPYANFDYNAFADRVANMGADFVVWSITWTSYYVPAPITSIDNVLTGRTSSVDYLDKMLTALKNKGIRVMFYYHTGHDSNPNLDWWNNFWTVSPNGNYARKESAINKWQNIVAEIGNRYGTKLDGWMFDDGALYYPAPYESLTASARAGNPDRLVSFNSSYVYDAGPRLTDYEDYFFGEGNSGDLFSSTISNGKYTSGPFKGEFAFGNFTTESDDWGVRTGDTQPITTTLSYDSFNSIATNAKDKKQAMAYNMRMWTNMGQSQTSIDRFTAAAAAAHSGGGVTTIDPTKWYKIQSKSNPNYVLDISTVNNGGKAQVLQYVGNDRQQFKFIDVGSGYYRIAVRNNTNYGLDVSGTPANGTVTQSWEYVGNDRQQFLLTNVGGSNFKIAVRNNPTYVIDVDDPANGVQLKTWEYAGNNRQQWQLVEVQ is encoded by the coding sequence TTGAGAAAATTCAAGTTGAAAAAATGGTCGGTCGTGGGTTTAATTGCGCTAATGATAAGTTTGAGTTTGTTGGGGGGATTCCCTGGAAAGTCCAAAGTTGCCTACGCAGATCAACTCACCGATTTAACAGCATTTTATACGGCTATGGATCATTCAAAAGGATGGGTAGATCTTTCATCTAATAACATTTCATATTTAATAGCAGATCAGGCCAACCTTAGTAGTGGATTGACAGTAACTGATCTTGATGGTGGAAAGCCATATAAAGGTAAAAAAGTGACAGGCTGGAGTTCTGCTACTCAACAATTTTCATGGACCGTAAAATCGACGATTGCCCGCAAATATTATGTTGATGCTTTAATTAATGGAAGCAGTGGTGTCGTTGTACAAGTAAGTAATGGCTCGAGTAAAGCGAGTTACACGATTGGGAGCAATGGATGGGATAAACTCAGACTGGGCCAAATTTCAATCCCGGCTGGTACATCAACGGTAACAATTAAAGCTCTCTCAGGTTCAATTAATATGCAGTTGAAGTCACTAGAGTTAATTCCATCCGGTTCTTTAACCGCTATTCAAACAAGTATCGCGAATAGTAAATCTAAAGCGACTTGGATGACGAGTAGCCCTGTTGGCGTAATGTATCAATGGGGACAGTGGGGCGGTAATCCTGATGGAACACAACCCTCTTGGCCGACGCCATACGCCAATTTTGACTATAATGCTTTTGCTGATCGAGTAGCGAATATGGGAGCGGATTTCGTCGTTTGGTCGATTACCTGGACGTCTTATTATGTGCCGGCGCCTATTACTTCAATAGATAATGTACTAACGGGAAGAACAAGTAGCGTAGATTATTTGGACAAGATGCTGACTGCATTAAAGAACAAAGGAATACGAGTCATGTTCTACTATCATACTGGACATGACAGTAATCCGAACTTAGACTGGTGGAACAATTTCTGGACTGTATCACCAAACGGTAATTATGCTAGAAAAGAGTCGGCGATTAACAAGTGGCAAAACATTGTAGCAGAGATTGGTAATCGCTACGGGACAAAATTGGACGGCTGGATGTTTGATGACGGTGCACTTTATTATCCTGCGCCATATGAAAGTTTGACTGCATCTGCGAGAGCTGGCAATCCCGACCGTCTAGTTTCTTTCAATTCCTCGTATGTTTATGATGCCGGACCACGCTTAACAGATTACGAAGATTACTTTTTCGGTGAAGGTAATTCGGGGGATCTCTTTAGTTCAACGATATCAAATGGTAAATATACTTCTGGTCCTTTCAAAGGTGAATTCGCATTCGGGAATTTTACGACGGAATCCGATGATTGGGGAGTACGAACTGGAGATACCCAACCAATTACAACGACGTTGTCATATGATTCCTTTAACTCGATTGCGACGAACGCTAAAGATAAGAAGCAAGCAATGGCTTACAACATGAGAATGTGGACAAATATGGGACAAAGTCAAACCTCAATTGACAGATTTACAGCTGCCGCAGCTGCTGCTCATTCAGGGGGAGGTGTCACAACGATTGACCCAACCAAGTGGTACAAAATCCAATCTAAGTCGAACCCGAATTATGTTCTTGATATTAGTACTGTAAACAACGGTGGTAAAGCACAGGTGTTGCAATACGTTGGGAATGATCGGCAACAATTCAAATTTATCGATGTTGGTAGTGGATATTACCGGATAGCTGTAAGAAACAATACAAACTATGGATTAGATGTAAGCGGGACTCCAGCGAATGGAACCGTTACTCAATCATGGGAGTATGTGGGGAATGACCGGCAGCAATTCCTTTTGACTAATGTTGGCGGTTCTAACTTTAAAATCGCGGTAAGGAATAATCCAACCTATGTAATCGATGTTGATGATCCTGCAAACGGCGTACAGCTCAAAACATGGGAGTATGCAGGTAATAACCGTCAGCAATGGCAACTTGTTGAGGTTCAATAA